From a single Nicotiana tomentosiformis chromosome 2, ASM39032v3, whole genome shotgun sequence genomic region:
- the LOC104120201 gene encoding LOB domain-containing protein 37-like — protein MSCNGCRVLRKGCSENCILRPCLQWIETPEAQGHATIFVAKFFGRAGLMSFISAVPRNQRPGLFQSLLYEAAGRTVNPVNGVVGLLWTGNWHVCQAAVDTVLRGGTLSPIPELFGKSAEVDEESECTNVFKLQNHTQNTRSKMQKRCRSSDEAAAKVLQLENLDLSLLTRGFQSEIVHSSLPEKRRSRTPSRKSEVSVTSTCFDSSLGDHQGKQLRLLSLFT, from the exons ATGAGTTGTAATGGTTGTCGAGTCCTGAGAAAGGGATGCAGTGAAAACTGTATTCTTAGACCCTGTTTGCAATGGATTGAAACTCCTGAAGCTCAAGGCCATGCTACCATTTTTGTTGCCAAGTTCTTCGGCCGTGCCGGTCTCATGTCCTTCATTTCCGCTGTCCCTAGAAACCAACGCCCTG GACTATTTCAGTCCTTGTTATATGAAGCAGCTGGAAGGACAGTGAACCCAGTGAACGGAGTTGTGGGACTATTATGGACTGGCAATTGGCACGTTTGTCAAGCGGCGGTGGACACCGTCCTCCGCGGTGGCACGTTAAGCCCGATACCAGAGTTATTCGGTAAGTCAGCAGAAGTTGATGAGGAATCTGAATGCACAAACGTGTTTAAGCTTCAAAATCATACGCAAAACACGCGATCGAAGATGCAAAAGCGGTGTCGTTCGTCAGATGAAGCAGCAGCAAAAGTGTTGCAGTTGGAAAATCTTGATCTCAGTTTACTAACACGAGGTTTTCAGAGTGAGATCGTACACAGTTCTTTGCCGGAGAAGCGGCGGTCCAGAACTCCGTCAAGAAAATCAGAGGTATCTGTAACCAGTACGTGTTTCGACAGTAGTCTTGGAGATCATCAAGGAAAACAACTCAGACTCCTGAGCTTGTTCACTTAG